The genomic interval GGAATGATTACTGCAATTCGTGAAGGATTAGACAGTGCAGGTTTTAGCCATATTCCAATTATGAGTTACTCTACAAAATTTGCAAGTGCTTATTATGGACCTTTTAGAGATGTAGCAGAGAGTGCGCCAAGTTTTGGAGATAGACGTAGTTATCAGATGGATCCGGCAAATCGTCGTGAAGCTATTTTAGAGAGTATTGAAGATGAGCGTGAGGGTGCAGACATACTTATGGTAAAACCGGCATTGGCTTATATGGATATAATTAGAGATATTCGCCAAGCTTGTGATCTTCCTCTTGCAGTTTATAATGTAAGTGGTGAGTACAGTATGCTAAAAATGGCAGCACGCGCCGGAGTAATAGATTATGAACGGGTAATGATGGAGACACTTTTAGGATTTAAGCGAGCAGGAGCCGATATAATTATTTCATATCATGCAAAAGAGGCGGTAGAGTTACTATGAGACACTTTTTAACACTTAAAGATTATACAAAAGAAGAGATTTTAGAGATTATTGAACTTGGATTACGCATCAAAGCGGAAGTAAAATCTAAGCGTTTTACTCCATATTTGGAGAAACATACATTAGCTATGATTTTTGAAAAATCAAGTACCAGAACACGTGTAAGTTTTGAGACGGGAATTTACCAGCTTGGAGGAACAGGGCTCTTTTTATCATCACGAGATATTCAGCTAGGGCGTGGTGAGCCTATGAAAGATACTGCACGCGTAATCAGCCGTATGTGTGATATGGTGATGATTCGAACATATTCTCAGAGCAAGCTTGAAGAGTTTGCAAAATATTCAAATGTTCCAGTTATTAATGGTTTGACAGATGAGTATCATCCGGTGCAGCTTATGGCTGATTATATGACAATGATTGAGCATGGAAAAGCTGAAAACGCGAAAGTAGCATATATTGGTGATGGTAACAATATGGCTCATAGTTGGTTGATGTTGGCATCAAAACTTGGATTTGAGCTTAGAATTGCAACACCAAAAGGGTATGAGTGTGATCCAAATATTGTTGATGATGCTCTAAAGTTTGCCAAAGAGAGTGGAAGTAAGATTATATTTACCGATGATCCAAAAGTTGCTGTATCTGGAGCTACTGTAGTAACTACAGATACCTGGGTATCTATGGGAGATGAGGAAGAGAAAGAGAAACGGATCAAAGATTTTACAGGTTATACTGTAGATGATAATATGATGAAACTAGCTAGTGATAATGCAATTTTCCTTCACTGTTTGCCTGCTTATCGTGGATTGGAAGTTACTGAAGATGTACTTGAAGGAGAGCAAAGTGTAGTATTTGATGAAGCAGAAAACCGTTTACACGCACAAAAAGGTATAATGGTGTGGCTTGATGGCAAGCGGAAAGAGAAGCAGATATATGAAGTTTAATATTGAAGATTTGAAAAATTTACCAGCAGATAAACAGTTAGAAGAGATAGATGCAATAGCAATAAAGCTTGGTATGCCAAAACCTACCCAAAGACCAGTTTTAGAGATAAAACCTGTAGATGATAAACATAAGATCTTAGAATTAAAGCGTGGCTCTTGGAGTGATGAACAGCCTTGGTTTGTCATAGATGAAGATGGAAAGTTAATGGTCTTTTCAAGTGCAGAAGCTATGATGGGAATTATGAACTCTCTTCAGCATATGGGTGAAGAGGTCTTTAAATCTCGTCTTGAGAGAGCAATTGCAAAAGAGTTGCCAATCGATTTTCATGATGTTTGGACAGTAGCAATACATGAATTGCAAAAAAGACTTGAAAGTAGTGATGCCGAACCATCAAGTGTAAACCTTGAAAATTTGGTCAAAAATATAAAACGAGAACATCCAAATCTATTTTATTCGCTTAAAAATTTAAATTTTGAAGATCAAGATTAATTTGTTACGGCGGAGCATAATTTCCGCCGCAGCAAGCTAAACATTTATTCTCAACTTGGTGAAACTTTTATATTTTTTTCCTGTTTATTGCCTCTATTGTCTTCAAATACAACTTTTATTGTTCCAGGACCTGTAATTTTAACTGGAAACTTTAATTTTGGATTGTGACTTGCTGAAACGCCAAATTCAAAATCGCATATTAGCTTATCATTATAATAGATACTTTCATTTGTGACATAAAACTGTGGCAAACGTTTGCCTGTTGATTTATCTTTTGCAAATCCAGTATCCATCCGGTGAATAATGATAGTTTGTACTTTTACTATATCACCGACTTTATAATTTTTGTCCAGAATTTTTGCTCCGGCTCTAAACTTTTTTCCCATAACTTCCCCTTAACCACATCCGCCAAGCGGTGCTCGGACATACTGGCTTGCTTTATAAAACTCTCCATTATTTGTTTCAGCAATTATGACAACATCCTGTTTTGTAGCAAGTTTTGTGTTTACAAACAGATAAGCCATTCCATTTGATGGTGTGTAGTTAGCCGTAACTACATGGTTGATTTTATTCTTTGTTGTAAGAACATGAATGGCTGAAACATAGTTATCTTTTTCCATTGGCAGTTTTACAGTTACTTCAACTGGTACAGCTGCACCACTTGATGGCTGTTTTGGAATATTAAGCTCCATTACACTACTGCCATCTTTAACCTCATCATCTCCAACTATATCTTTATATGCTTCTTCAAAAGGCAGTTCTTCAGGTATCTCATCTTCATCGGCATAAAGTCGGTTGCCAATTAAACTGGGTATTAGTGGCATTGAAATTGTTGCACCAGCCACTCCTTTTATGAATTCTCTTCTTTTCATGTGAACCCTTCTTACATGAACATGTCACGATACATGCCTGAAGCCCACTCTAAGAGTCCTCGTCCACCATTTACTCCATCTTTTCCTTGCCATTTCTCCATTGTTGATGCATTGGCAAAACCAAAAGATTTTGTTTTTTCATTCCAAGCATAGCCAGCATTGACTGAAACCGCACGTAATGGATCACCACTTATTGCAGAGTAGCATATTGTTAATGGAGACTTCCATTTGCTCTCTTTTCCATTGATTCGATCAGCTATCATACGTGCAAGTATATGTCCTTCTGAATTTGCTGTATTTCCTGATTTACTAAATCCCATAGGACGAACATCTCCTGCACAGAATACATTTGGATCACCATTGACCTGGTATGTAAAAGGATCTATATTAGCTTCTGCTTTGTTAAAGACACTATCTTTTGCTACACCGGTAACTTCAAGGAGTTTATTACCTCTAACGTGTGGGTAGAATGCTGCATCTGCAAACTCTATCTCTTCTCCTAATTCTGTTTCTATTCTCTTTTTTCCTAGATCAAAGTTTGTAATTTTTGTACTTGGGAGGTACTCTACATAATCGCCATAAAGATCTTTAAAAGCTGAGTGGAATCCATCTTTTTTGATTGTAATATCTGGGTTTTCATCCAAAAGAAGAACTTTGCCTTTAATATCATTTGTTTTCATATACCATGCAATCATACACGTACGCTCATATGGTGCAGGAAGACAGCGATAGTTTCCACCAGGTACTGTAAGAATAAAGTTACCATCTTCAAAATTCATAAGTTTATTTTTAATAGTTGCATGCTCACTGTTTGTCATAAACCCAGCAGGGTATTTAGTGCGAAGTTCATACTCAAGCTCTGCATCACCACCTGTCCATCCACTATAGTCATAACCTATACCAGGGGCTAAAACAAGATAGTCATAATTGACTGTTCCTTCATTAGTATAAACCTTTTTGCTGTCTCTATCTACATCATATACGGCAGCATTGAAGAAAGTGTAACCATTGTTTGCTGCAGCATCTGTAAAACTATGAGATAGAAATTCAAGCTTAACAAGATCAACTAACCATAGGTTGCTAAGTGGACAAGATACAAAATGAGCTCTTTTCTCTATAAGAACAACATCTGCATTTGGTGCAAACTTCTTAACATATTTTGCAATTGATAGTCCTGACCAACCACCTCCTACAACAACTACTTTAGGTCCTTTTCCATTTTTTGGTAGTGGTGCAGGAGTACCCAGTATCCCATTTTTTACCACTGGTCCATTAGAAGGCTTGGCTCCTTGGTTACTTGATGTACAACCTGTTACAGCAGCTGATGCTGCTGCAAGTCCTGCTAGCTTTAAGATGTCACGTCTGTTCATTCCCATGGTGAATCCTTTTGGTTTTGTTTCAGGCGAAGTCTGAACAAAATCTCCATCGCTCAGGAAAAATGATAAAGTTCATATGCTTAATTTAGTATAAAATATTATTATTTTTAGTAATTTTAAACTCATTATATTTAGTTATTATACTACATATAAGTAAAAGAATATTTTCTTATATTAAAATCCTTGATAAATGTATATTTTTATGAGTTGATTTAATAAATTAAGTTTATATAAAGATACCGTATTAATTAAAACGGTATCTTTTTTATAGGGTTATTTTCGAAGTCTTAAATGACAAGATGCACACTGTCTAAGTATTTGGTTATAATCTTCTAGTGCATCGTCCATATTATTGCTCTTTGCAGAATCGATTAAATCTTTTGCATAAAGTTCAATCATACGAGCCGATTTTTGACCAAATTTATATGCATATTTTTGATCTTCAGGAAGGAAATCTTTCATCTCTTGAGTTTCAAGGGTTTTTACAACTCCCAAAATTCTTTCTGCACCATCAATTAGACAGCTATGCTCTGGGCATCTATATAAAAATCCATTTTGAATAAGTTTCATTCCTCCAGCCATTTTATGCATATCTTTTA from Hydrogenimonas thermophila carries:
- the argF gene encoding ornithine carbamoyltransferase encodes the protein MRHFLTLKDYTKEEILEIIELGLRIKAEVKSKRFTPYLEKHTLAMIFEKSSTRTRVSFETGIYQLGGTGLFLSSRDIQLGRGEPMKDTARVISRMCDMVMIRTYSQSKLEEFAKYSNVPVINGLTDEYHPVQLMADYMTMIEHGKAENAKVAYIGDGNNMAHSWLMLASKLGFELRIATPKGYECDPNIVDDALKFAKESGSKIIFTDDPKVAVSGATVVTTDTWVSMGDEEEKEKRIKDFTGYTVDDNMMKLASDNAIFLHCLPAYRGLEVTEDVLEGEQSVVFDEAENRLHAQKGIMVWLDGKRKEKQIYEV
- a CDS encoding DUF2603 domain-containing protein; this translates as MASGKRSRYMKFNIEDLKNLPADKQLEEIDAIAIKLGMPKPTQRPVLEIKPVDDKHKILELKRGSWSDEQPWFVIDEDGKLMVFSSAEAMMGIMNSLQHMGEEVFKSRLERAIAKELPIDFHDVWTVAIHELQKRLESSDAEPSSVNLENLVKNIKREHPNLFYSLKNLNFEDQD
- the soxZ gene encoding thiosulfate oxidation carrier complex protein SoxZ produces the protein MGKKFRAGAKILDKNYKVGDIVKVQTIIIHRMDTGFAKDKSTGKRLPQFYVTNESIYYNDKLICDFEFGVSASHNPKLKFPVKITGPGTIKVVFEDNRGNKQEKNIKVSPS
- a CDS encoding thiosulfate oxidation carrier protein SoxY, whose translation is MKRREFIKGVAGATISMPLIPSLIGNRLYADEDEIPEELPFEEAYKDIVGDDEVKDGSSVMELNIPKQPSSGAAVPVEVTVKLPMEKDNYVSAIHVLTTKNKINHVVTANYTPSNGMAYLFVNTKLATKQDVVIIAETNNGEFYKASQYVRAPLGGCG
- a CDS encoding FAD-dependent oxidoreductase encodes the protein MGMNRRDILKLAGLAAASAAVTGCTSSNQGAKPSNGPVVKNGILGTPAPLPKNGKGPKVVVVGGGWSGLSIAKYVKKFAPNADVVLIEKRAHFVSCPLSNLWLVDLVKLEFLSHSFTDAAANNGYTFFNAAVYDVDRDSKKVYTNEGTVNYDYLVLAPGIGYDYSGWTGGDAELEYELRTKYPAGFMTNSEHATIKNKLMNFEDGNFILTVPGGNYRCLPAPYERTCMIAWYMKTNDIKGKVLLLDENPDITIKKDGFHSAFKDLYGDYVEYLPSTKITNFDLGKKRIETELGEEIEFADAAFYPHVRGNKLLEVTGVAKDSVFNKAEANIDPFTYQVNGDPNVFCAGDVRPMGFSKSGNTANSEGHILARMIADRINGKESKWKSPLTICYSAISGDPLRAVSVNAGYAWNEKTKSFGFANASTMEKWQGKDGVNGGRGLLEWASGMYRDMFM